The following are from one region of the Bacillus methanolicus MGA3 genome:
- the murG gene encoding undecaprenyldiphospho-muramoylpentapeptide beta-N-acetylglucosaminyltransferase, with translation MKIVVSGGGTGGHIYPALALIREIAKENKNAEFLYIGTEKGLEKNIVTREQIPFKSIHITGFKRKLSFENIKTVLRFVKGVRDSKKILKQFHPDVVIGTGGYVCGPVVYAASRIGIPTIIHEQNSVPGLTNKFLSRYVDKIAVCFEEAKAFFPSEKVVLTGNPRASEVVGQDGIRGRLSSGLKVKDPAVLIFGGSRGARPINEAVLKSLSQFEEKPYQILYVTGDVHYEEVKKEVELIGNPDNVVIKPFIHNMPEVLAGIDLVVSRAGATTLAELTSLGIPSILIPSPYVTNNHQEKNARALSDHGAAIVLLEKDLTGSKLVEHIDQILLDKDKLTEMKNAARRLGMPDAARKLYQVIQEIATKKQK, from the coding sequence ATGAAAATAGTTGTCAGTGGAGGGGGAACGGGAGGACATATCTATCCTGCGCTCGCTCTAATACGCGAAATTGCAAAAGAGAATAAAAATGCTGAATTTCTATATATTGGTACTGAAAAAGGATTGGAAAAAAATATTGTAACCCGTGAACAAATTCCTTTTAAATCGATACATATTACCGGTTTTAAACGCAAATTGTCTTTTGAAAATATCAAAACAGTTTTGCGGTTCGTTAAAGGTGTGAGAGACAGTAAAAAAATTTTAAAGCAATTTCATCCAGATGTCGTCATCGGAACAGGGGGATATGTTTGTGGACCGGTTGTTTATGCAGCTTCAAGAATAGGGATTCCTACAATCATTCATGAACAAAATAGCGTGCCCGGTCTAACAAATAAATTCTTAAGCCGTTATGTAGATAAAATTGCCGTCTGCTTTGAAGAAGCGAAAGCTTTTTTTCCTAGTGAAAAAGTTGTATTAACCGGAAATCCCCGCGCTTCAGAGGTAGTCGGACAAGACGGGATAAGAGGAAGGCTTTCTTCAGGCCTTAAAGTGAAAGATCCGGCCGTTTTGATATTTGGCGGAAGCCGCGGAGCCAGACCAATAAATGAAGCTGTTTTAAAATCATTGTCCCAGTTTGAGGAAAAACCGTACCAAATTTTATATGTAACCGGAGATGTGCATTATGAGGAAGTGAAAAAAGAAGTTGAATTAATTGGAAATCCTGATAATGTTGTCATAAAACCGTTTATTCATAATATGCCCGAGGTTCTTGCAGGCATTGATTTAGTGGTATCAAGAGCTGGAGCAACTACTTTAGCGGAATTAACTTCTTTAGGTATTCCGAGCATTCTTATTCCAAGTCCTTATGTTACGAATAATCATCAGGAGAAAAATGCAAGAGCATTAAGCGATCATGGCGCAGCCATTGTATTGCTTGAAAAAGATTTGACCGGTTCAAAACTTGTTGAACATATTGACCAGATTCTTTTAGATAAAGATAAATTAACTGAAATGAAGAATGCTGCAAGAAGGCTTGGAATGCCTGATGCAGCCAGAAAACTTTACCAGGTTATTCAAGAGATTGCAACTAAAAAACAAAAGTAG
- the murB gene encoding UDP-N-acetylmuramate dehydrogenase, producing the protein MKELIKKLKELNVGKVKENEPLANHTTIKIGGPADLFIEPSSIDNLIKTMDLIREYNVKWRAIGRGSNLLVSDKGIEGAVIKLGPGLDGLEVNDTVVKVGGGHSLVSLATMISRKGLSGLEFAGGIPGSVGGAVYMNAGAHGSDISNILVKAHILFEDGTMEWLTNDEMEFSYRTSVLQKKRPGIVVEAVFQLEKGEKEEILSVLQKNKDYRKETQPWNFPCAGSIFRNPLPHYAGKLIESAGLKGHSIGGAMISEMHGNFIVNTGNAKADDVLSLIQHIKDTIYNLYQIKMETEVEIIGRK; encoded by the coding sequence ATGAAAGAATTGATAAAAAAACTTAAAGAATTAAATGTTGGTAAAGTGAAGGAAAATGAACCTTTAGCAAACCATACGACGATAAAAATTGGCGGGCCGGCCGATTTGTTTATCGAGCCTTCATCAATTGATAACTTAATAAAGACAATGGATTTAATCCGTGAATATAACGTGAAGTGGAGAGCAATCGGGAGAGGATCCAACTTGCTAGTTTCCGATAAAGGGATTGAAGGGGCAGTTATCAAACTGGGCCCCGGGTTAGATGGCTTAGAAGTAAATGATACTGTTGTAAAAGTCGGGGGAGGCCACTCTCTTGTCAGTCTAGCAACGATGATTAGCAGAAAGGGATTGTCCGGGCTGGAATTTGCCGGAGGAATTCCCGGATCTGTCGGCGGTGCCGTTTATATGAATGCGGGTGCACATGGGTCAGATATTTCTAACATATTAGTCAAAGCCCATATTCTTTTTGAAGACGGTACAATGGAATGGCTGACAAATGATGAAATGGAGTTTTCATACAGAACTTCAGTTTTACAGAAAAAACGCCCGGGAATTGTTGTAGAAGCTGTTTTTCAGCTTGAAAAAGGGGAAAAGGAAGAGATATTATCAGTATTACAAAAAAATAAAGATTATCGAAAAGAAACCCAGCCTTGGAATTTTCCGTGTGCAGGAAGTATTTTTAGAAATCCACTCCCACATTATGCCGGGAAATTAATTGAATCCGCGGGATTAAAAGGCCATTCAATCGGCGGTGCCATGATCTCTGAAATGCATGGTAATTTTATTGTAAATACGGGAAATGCAAAAGCTGATGATGTTCTTTCTTTGATTCAGCATATCAAAGATACGATTTACAATTTATATCAAATAAAAATGGAAACAGAAGTTGAAATAATTGGCCGAAAGTAA
- a CDS encoding cell division protein FtsQ/DivIB codes for MEKGKVVSIEDRIPKLKQQRRRKANRRVILLLLMFFLLIACVVYFQSPLSHVRTVKVNGNEVYPKGELLKMIGISESTNIWKVDKKAIENKLKKLPEIKSANVKIKFPHTVIVNVKEYRRIAYIVKESSYLPVLENGKILTRGQTTQLPVSAPLLIGFSEGDVLKEMISSLQKLPEEVINSISEIHYKPKKTDSYRIILYMNDGFEVSATLRSFAEKMVHYPSIVSQLDPDKKGVIDLEVGSYFKAFDDKGAENVEEQ; via the coding sequence ATGGAAAAGGGGAAAGTTGTCTCAATAGAAGACAGAATTCCTAAACTTAAACAACAGAGGCGAAGAAAAGCGAATAGAAGAGTGATATTGCTTCTCTTAATGTTTTTTTTATTGATCGCCTGTGTTGTTTATTTTCAATCACCATTAAGTCATGTTAGAACGGTTAAGGTTAACGGGAATGAAGTGTATCCGAAGGGTGAACTTCTTAAAATGATTGGTATTTCAGAATCGACAAATATTTGGAAGGTAGATAAGAAAGCAATAGAGAATAAGTTGAAAAAATTGCCCGAGATTAAGTCTGCAAATGTAAAGATTAAGTTTCCTCATACCGTAATTGTAAATGTAAAGGAATATAGGCGTATTGCTTACATCGTAAAAGAGTCAAGCTATTTGCCGGTTCTTGAAAACGGAAAAATTTTAACACGTGGACAAACTACTCAATTACCTGTAAGCGCCCCTTTATTAATTGGGTTTTCAGAAGGTGACGTTTTGAAAGAAATGATTTCAAGTCTTCAAAAGTTACCTGAGGAAGTGATAAATTCCATATCTGAAATCCATTATAAACCAAAGAAAACAGATTCATACAGGATTATCCTTTATATGAATGATGGTTTTGAGGTAAGTGCGACGTTGAGAAGTTTTGCAGAAAAAATGGTTCATTACCCTTCAATTGTCAGTCAGCTTGATCCTGACAAAAAAGGTGTTATCGATTTGGAAGTAGGCTCTTATTTCAAGGCTTTTGATGATAAAGGGGCTGAAAATGTTGAAGAACAATAA
- a CDS encoding DUF881 domain-containing protein: MLKNNKMMKVKGNHVILSFVCLVLGFMLAFSYHLTKKEKEASKITDVEWEKTLDLRNQLIKQEQINRELQKELNQRQEKVREIEKHLAKEAQVYYNLAEDAEKYRMYLGKVAVKGKGVQITLNDGEYNPNEDNVNNYLVHEHHIFKVINELYITGAQAVAINGQRLSHNSYIVCDGPVITVDGYQHSAPFVITAIGDPDVLESAINLTGGVKDQLVNDNILFSIEKKDEIILDPILGSN; this comes from the coding sequence ATGTTGAAGAACAATAAGATGATGAAGGTAAAGGGTAATCACGTCATTCTTTCATTCGTTTGTCTCGTTCTTGGTTTCATGCTTGCTTTTTCCTATCATTTAACAAAAAAGGAAAAGGAAGCTTCAAAAATTACTGACGTGGAGTGGGAAAAGACGCTAGACCTTCGTAATCAGCTGATCAAGCAGGAACAAATAAACCGGGAGCTGCAAAAGGAATTAAATCAAAGACAAGAAAAGGTTCGTGAAATTGAAAAGCACCTCGCAAAAGAAGCTCAGGTTTATTACAATCTTGCAGAAGATGCTGAAAAATATCGGATGTATTTAGGAAAAGTAGCAGTAAAAGGGAAAGGTGTCCAAATTACACTTAATGATGGTGAATATAATCCAAATGAAGATAACGTTAATAATTACCTAGTGCATGAACATCATATTTTTAAAGTTATTAACGAATTGTATATAACAGGGGCTCAAGCCGTTGCTATCAACGGACAAAGGTTGTCCCACAATTCATATATAGTATGTGATGGGCCTGTGATCACAGTGGACGGATATCAGCATTCAGCTCCTTTCGTCATAACAGCAATCGGTGATCCTGATGTGCTGGAGTCGGCGATTAATTTAACCGGCGGGGTCAAAGACCAATTAGTAAATGACAATATTTTGTTCAGCATTGAGAAAAAGGACGAGATTATTCTTGACCCCATTCTCGGAAGTAATTAA
- a CDS encoding DUF881 domain-containing protein, whose amino-acid sequence MDKRKMINFTLIMMVIGFMLAVQFQTVKEPVTRDTRGTWQLREDLLKEKELSSKLIQEIRSNEEKLDKYETERDQSKEQVLRETLEELKREAGMTEITGPGIKLRIEPVYEELMLGKTVSSISPELLKRLVNELNMNDALHISIDGQRIINTTVIRDVNRETKIDRHSLNKLPIEVLVITENMKTAEKLYNRMKVSKSVEEFFIDNLRIVVSPPEKEITIPAYNDSIHIRYMKAVRPDEGGKS is encoded by the coding sequence GTGGACAAGAGAAAGATGATTAACTTTACGTTAATTATGATGGTGATTGGGTTTATGTTAGCCGTTCAATTTCAGACAGTTAAAGAACCAGTAACCCGCGATACGAGAGGCACCTGGCAGCTCCGAGAGGATTTGCTTAAAGAAAAAGAACTATCATCAAAGCTTATTCAGGAAATCCGTTCGAATGAAGAAAAACTTGATAAGTATGAAACGGAACGAGATCAGAGCAAAGAACAAGTATTAAGAGAAACCCTTGAAGAGCTAAAAAGAGAAGCAGGCATGACGGAAATAACAGGTCCAGGCATTAAATTAAGAATAGAACCGGTATATGAAGAGCTGATGCTTGGTAAAACGGTTTCTTCCATTTCACCGGAATTATTAAAAAGACTTGTCAATGAATTGAATATGAATGATGCACTTCATATATCTATTGATGGACAACGGATCATTAATACAACGGTTATTCGGGATGTAAATAGGGAAACAAAGATCGATAGACATTCCCTTAACAAGCTGCCAATTGAAGTTCTTGTCATAACTGAAAATATGAAGACGGCAGAAAAACTTTATAACCGTATGAAAGTCTCAAAATCTGTTGAAGAATTTTTTATTGACAACTTAAGGATCGTGGTTTCTCCACCTGAAAAAGAAATTACGATACCTGCATATAACGATTCCATCCACATCAGGTATATGAAAGCTGTAAGACCTGACGAAGGGGGCAAATCATAA
- a CDS encoding small basic family protein, producing the protein MWLPLLGLILGVILGLLTDIKIPEEYSNYLSIAVLASLDTLFGGIRAHLQNIYDEKVFVSGFFFNIILAASLAFLGVHLGVDLYLAAVFAFGVRLFQNIAVIRRLLLTKWSSNREN; encoded by the coding sequence ATGTGGCTTCCGTTATTAGGCCTTATACTAGGGGTTATTCTCGGCTTACTGACCGATATAAAAATTCCGGAAGAGTACTCAAACTATTTATCAATTGCTGTGCTTGCTTCTTTAGACACACTTTTTGGAGGAATTCGTGCACATTTGCAAAATATTTACGACGAAAAAGTATTTGTTTCTGGTTTCTTTTTCAATATAATTTTGGCTGCAAGTTTAGCTTTTCTAGGGGTACATCTTGGTGTAGACTTATATTTAGCAGCTGTTTTTGCATTTGGTGTAAGGCTTTTCCAAAATATTGCAGTCATCCGGCGGCTGTTGTTAACGAAATGGTCTTCGAACCGTGAAAATTAG
- the ftsA gene encoding cell division protein FtsA, with translation MNSNEIYVSLDIGTSNVKVIIGEMVNDSLNIIGVGNVKSEGLKKGSIVDIDETVHSIKRAIEQAERMIGMDITQVIVGITGNHVMLQPCHGVVAVSSENREISDQDVARVIDAAQVVSIPPEREIIDVIPKQFIVDGLDEITDPRGMIGVRLEMEGIIITGSKTILHNTLRCVERAGLEIMDITLQPLAAGSFALSKDEKNLGVALVDIGGGSTTIAIFENGNLKATSVLPVGGDHITKDLSIGLRTSTEDAEKIKIKHGHAFYDYASEDEVFSVPIIGSDQHQQFNQLEISDIIEARMEEIFELIQNEIRRLGVYDLPGGYVLTGGVANMQGVLELAQIVFQNRVRIAIPDYIGVREPQYTTAVGLIKFAYKNARLQGRKPVSAVSETKEKRVQKQPQPKLKPEKQPEEKVTSRVKKFLGYFFE, from the coding sequence ATGAACAGCAATGAAATATATGTAAGTCTTGACATCGGTACATCCAATGTAAAAGTTATCATAGGTGAAATGGTCAACGACTCCTTAAATATTATCGGTGTAGGCAATGTGAAATCTGAAGGCCTTAAGAAAGGCTCCATTGTTGACATAGATGAAACCGTTCATTCTATAAAAAGGGCAATTGAGCAGGCAGAGAGAATGATAGGAATGGACATTACGCAGGTAATTGTAGGTATTACCGGTAATCATGTAATGCTTCAGCCATGTCATGGTGTGGTAGCTGTATCAAGCGAAAACCGTGAAATTTCTGATCAAGATGTTGCAAGAGTGATAGATGCAGCCCAAGTCGTTTCCATTCCGCCTGAGAGAGAAATAATCGATGTTATTCCAAAACAATTTATTGTTGATGGATTGGATGAGATTACTGATCCAAGGGGAATGATTGGTGTACGACTTGAAATGGAAGGCATCATTATTACAGGTTCGAAAACCATCCTACATAATACACTGCGATGTGTGGAACGCGCAGGTTTAGAAATTATGGACATAACATTACAGCCTTTGGCAGCCGGGTCATTCGCCCTCTCCAAAGATGAAAAAAACCTTGGAGTTGCTTTAGTTGACATAGGCGGCGGGTCAACAACAATTGCTATATTTGAAAATGGCAACTTAAAAGCAACTTCCGTATTGCCTGTAGGAGGAGACCATATCACGAAAGATTTATCAATAGGTTTAAGGACATCTACTGAAGATGCAGAAAAAATAAAAATAAAACATGGACATGCCTTTTACGATTATGCATCAGAGGATGAAGTATTCAGTGTTCCAATCATTGGAAGCGACCAACATCAACAATTTAATCAGCTTGAAATTTCTGATATTATTGAAGCAAGAATGGAAGAAATTTTTGAATTAATCCAAAATGAAATTAGAAGATTAGGAGTTTATGATTTACCGGGCGGTTATGTTTTAACAGGCGGTGTAGCCAATATGCAAGGTGTATTGGAACTAGCACAAATTGTTTTTCAAAATCGGGTCCGAATTGCTATACCAGACTATATAGGCGTTCGGGAACCTCAATATACAACAGCTGTCGGTCTAATTAAATTTGCTTATAAAAATGCAAGATTGCAAGGAAGAAAACCGGTATCAGCTGTTTCAGAAACAAAAGAAAAACGCGTTCAAAAACAGCCGCAACCAAAATTAAAACCGGAAAAACAACCGGAAGAAAAAGTGACATCAAGAGTGAAAAAGTTCCTAGGCTATTTTTTTGAATAG
- the ftsZ gene encoding cell division protein FtsZ: MLEFDTNLDQLATIKVIGVGGGGNNAVNRMIEHGVQGVEFISVNTDAQALNLSKAEVKMQIGAKLTRGLGAGANPEVGKKAAEESKEQIEEALKGADMVFVTAGMGGGTGTGAAPVIAQIAKELGALTVGVVTRPFTFEGRKRANQAAGGIAAMKEAVDTLIVIPNDRLLEIVDKSTPMLEAFREADNVLRQGVQGISDLIAVPGLINLDFADVKTIMSNKGSALMGIGVASGENRAAEAAKKAISSPLLETSIDGAQGVLMNITGGTNLSLYEVQEAADIVASASDQEVNMIFGSVINENLKDEIVVTVIATGFNEEAVQPKSSRSSFGGVQAKPNIPSVKRELKRDEIPQENLRSSSIPSEDPLDIPTFLRNRNRRR; the protein is encoded by the coding sequence ATGTTGGAGTTTGATACAAATTTAGATCAACTAGCTACAATAAAAGTGATTGGCGTTGGTGGCGGCGGAAACAACGCGGTTAACCGTATGATAGAGCACGGAGTACAAGGTGTTGAGTTTATTTCTGTCAATACTGATGCCCAGGCACTTAACCTTTCTAAAGCAGAAGTGAAAATGCAAATTGGCGCTAAGCTTACTAGGGGGCTTGGTGCAGGAGCAAATCCGGAAGTAGGCAAAAAAGCTGCTGAGGAGAGTAAAGAGCAGATTGAAGAAGCGTTAAAAGGTGCAGATATGGTGTTTGTTACCGCTGGTATGGGCGGTGGAACCGGAACAGGTGCAGCTCCTGTTATTGCGCAAATCGCCAAAGAATTAGGTGCGTTGACTGTTGGGGTTGTAACCCGTCCATTTACATTCGAGGGAAGAAAGCGGGCAAATCAGGCTGCAGGCGGAATTGCTGCGATGAAAGAAGCAGTTGATACACTGATTGTCATTCCAAATGACCGCTTGTTGGAAATTGTAGATAAATCGACCCCAATGCTTGAAGCGTTCAGGGAAGCAGATAACGTGCTTCGACAGGGAGTTCAAGGTATTTCTGACCTAATTGCTGTTCCGGGATTAATTAATCTTGATTTTGCGGATGTAAAAACGATTATGTCAAATAAGGGTTCCGCTTTAATGGGAATTGGCGTTGCATCCGGAGAAAACAGAGCTGCTGAGGCAGCGAAGAAAGCAATTTCTTCACCGCTCTTAGAAACTTCCATTGATGGAGCTCAAGGGGTATTGATGAACATTACCGGCGGCACAAATTTAAGTTTATATGAGGTTCAAGAAGCTGCTGATATCGTAGCTTCAGCTTCTGACCAAGAAGTGAATATGATTTTTGGTTCCGTAATAAATGAAAACTTGAAAGATGAAATTGTTGTCACTGTTATTGCAACCGGTTTTAATGAAGAGGCTGTTCAACCAAAATCATCAAGATCTTCATTTGGTGGAGTTCAGGCAAAACCAAATATCCCAAGTGTGAAGCGTGAGCTAAAACGGGATGAAATTCCTCAGGAAAACTTGAGAAGTTCCTCCATTCCAAGTGAAGATCCGCTAGATATTCCAACTTTCTTAAGAAACAGAAATCGCCGACGTTAA
- the spoIIGA gene encoding sigma-E processing peptidase SpoIIGA, translating into MTVYLDVIWALNFLFDSLLLYLTATILKRNCQIWRVFLGGFIGSIIILLSVTPLHSYSSHPLSKLLFSVAMIVAVFGYKRWRYFFNGLMTFYMTTFLAGGAIIGAHYFIQFDFKLSSSVMLSSVRGFGDPISWLFVLIGFPIAWHFSKRNFDSIEVVKLQYEQLVNVKITIWGREIFIRGLIDSGNQLYDPISKLPVMFVSLKKADERVPDIILKIAENPEEVIFGNKEIPSKLEKIMRIIPTRVVGQEHQLIIGLKPENIEIERNGVCWQTKSGLVSFTMQQLSADDSFQCIVHPKMLTGPIKEDQYKNVSQY; encoded by the coding sequence ATGACGGTCTATTTGGATGTAATTTGGGCCCTGAATTTTTTGTTTGATAGTTTACTCCTTTATTTAACTGCGACAATTCTAAAAAGAAATTGCCAAATATGGAGAGTTTTTTTGGGCGGATTCATTGGTTCAATTATCATTCTATTGTCAGTAACACCGCTTCATTCTTATTCGTCCCATCCACTATCTAAATTGCTTTTTTCGGTCGCAATGATCGTTGCTGTGTTCGGATATAAAAGGTGGCGCTATTTTTTTAACGGATTGATGACATTTTATATGACTACCTTTTTAGCTGGCGGAGCAATCATTGGAGCCCACTATTTTATTCAATTTGATTTTAAACTGTCATCTTCTGTGATGCTGTCGAGTGTGAGAGGATTTGGCGATCCGATAAGCTGGTTATTTGTACTGATTGGTTTTCCAATTGCATGGCATTTTTCAAAACGTAATTTCGATTCAATCGAGGTTGTAAAACTTCAATATGAACAGCTCGTTAATGTAAAAATTACAATATGGGGAAGGGAAATATTTATTAGAGGATTAATTGATAGCGGAAATCAGCTTTATGATCCCATCTCAAAATTGCCTGTTATGTTTGTATCATTAAAGAAAGCAGATGAAAGAGTTCCGGATATCATACTGAAAATTGCCGAAAATCCGGAAGAAGTTATTTTTGGAAATAAAGAAATACCTTCAAAACTAGAAAAAATCATGCGAATTATTCCAACCCGTGTTGTCGGACAAGAACACCAGCTTATTATTGGCTTAAAACCCGAAAATATCGAAATTGAAAGAAATGGGGTCTGTTGGCAAACAAAAAGCGGACTTGTTTCGTTTACAATGCAACAGCTTTCAGCTGATGACTCGTTTCAATGCATCGTTCATCCTAAGATGCTCACCGGCCCAATTAAAGAAGATCAGTATAAAAATGTTAGTCAATATTAA
- the sigE gene encoding RNA polymerase sporulation sigma factor SigE, with product MKNIRLRFLYYWYKLLIKLGLKTDEIYYIGGSEALPPPLSKEEEELLLKKLPKGDKAARSILIERNLRLVVYIARKFENTGINIEDLISIGTIGLIKGVNTFNPEKKIKLATYASRCIENEILMFLRRNNKIRSEVSFDEPLNIDWDGNELLLSDVLGTENDIITKDLEATVDRKLLIKALHQLSDREKQIMELRFGLGNGEEKTQKDVADMLGISQSYISRLEKRIIKRLRKEFNKMV from the coding sequence ATGAAAAATATAAGACTTCGCTTTTTATACTATTGGTATAAATTGTTAATAAAACTCGGATTAAAAACGGATGAAATATACTATATTGGTGGAAGTGAGGCATTGCCTCCTCCTTTAAGCAAGGAAGAAGAAGAACTGCTGTTGAAAAAGCTTCCAAAAGGTGATAAAGCTGCCCGCTCTATATTAATTGAAAGAAACTTGCGTCTAGTTGTTTATATCGCTCGTAAATTTGAAAATACAGGCATTAATATTGAAGACTTAATCAGCATTGGCACCATTGGCTTAATTAAAGGTGTTAATACATTTAATCCTGAGAAAAAAATCAAATTAGCGACATATGCATCCCGCTGTATTGAAAATGAAATTTTGATGTTTTTGCGCAGAAATAATAAGATCCGATCTGAAGTATCGTTTGATGAACCGCTGAATATCGATTGGGATGGGAATGAACTTTTGTTGTCAGATGTGTTGGGTACTGAAAATGATATTATTACGAAAGATCTTGAGGCGACTGTAGACCGTAAATTGTTAATAAAAGCACTACACCAATTATCCGATCGGGAAAAACAAATTATGGAACTGCGTTTTGGCCTTGGAAACGGTGAAGAAAAAACACAGAAGGATGTAGCAGATATGTTAGGAATTTCCCAATCGTACATATCACGGCTTGAAAAAAGAATTATCAAAAGATTAAGAAAGGAATTCAACAAAATGGTTTAG
- the sigG gene encoding RNA polymerase sporulation sigma factor SigG, which produces MTRNKVEICGVDTSKLPVLKNEVMRELFKQMQNGDLTAREKLVNGNLRLVLSVIQRFNNRGEFVDDLFQVGCIGLMKSIDNFDLSQNVKFSTYAVPMIIGEIRRYLRDNNPIRVSRSLRDIAYKALQVRERLMSETSREPTAEEIAKVLEVPHEEIVFALDAIQDPVSLFEPIYNDGGDPIYVMDQLSDERNKDSHWVEEIALKEGMRRLNDREKLILRKRFFQGKTQMEVAEEIGISQAQVSRLEKAAIRQMNKNIQS; this is translated from the coding sequence TTGACTCGAAATAAAGTTGAAATTTGCGGTGTAGATACTTCTAAGCTGCCTGTATTAAAGAACGAAGTGATGAGGGAACTGTTCAAACAAATGCAAAACGGTGATTTAACTGCACGTGAAAAACTAGTAAACGGTAATTTGCGCCTCGTCTTGAGTGTCATTCAGCGATTTAATAACAGAGGAGAATTTGTTGATGACCTGTTCCAGGTTGGCTGTATCGGTCTTATGAAATCCATTGATAATTTTGATTTAAGTCAAAATGTTAAGTTTTCAACATATGCCGTTCCAATGATTATCGGGGAAATTCGGCGTTATTTAAGAGATAATAATCCTATTCGGGTTTCCCGCTCATTGAGGGACATTGCTTATAAAGCTCTGCAAGTGAGAGAAAGGCTGATGAGTGAAACATCTAGGGAACCTACAGCGGAGGAAATTGCAAAAGTTCTGGAAGTTCCCCACGAAGAAATTGTATTTGCATTAGATGCCATCCAAGATCCGGTATCGTTATTTGAACCTATTTATAATGATGGCGGAGATCCGATTTATGTTATGGACCAATTAAGTGATGAGCGAAATAAAGATTCACATTGGGTAGAAGAAATAGCATTAAAAGAAGGAATGCGGCGGTTAAATGACCGTGAAAAACTAATTTTGCGAAAACGGTTTTTTCAAGGAAAGACCCAAATGGAGGTTGCCGAAGAAATCGGAATATCTCAAGCACAAGTTTCCCGCCTTGAAAAAGCTGCTATTAGACAAATGAATAAAAATATACAAAGCTAA
- a CDS encoding YlmC/YmxH family sporulation protein, producing the protein MVKISDFQIKDVVNISDGKKLGNIGDIEINLNTGKIEAVIIGGAGKVLGFFGRDEEIIIPWKNILKIGEDVILVRYKDQGEIRHVEEDV; encoded by the coding sequence ATGGTAAAAATATCTGACTTTCAAATAAAAGATGTTGTGAACATATCTGATGGAAAAAAGCTTGGGAACATCGGGGACATAGAAATAAATCTAAATACAGGAAAGATAGAAGCGGTCATTATCGGAGGAGCCGGTAAGGTACTTGGTTTTTTTGGACGTGATGAAGAAATCATTATTCCATGGAAAAATATTTTAAAGATCGGGGAAGATGTTATCCTTGTCCGCTATAAAGATCAAGGGGAAATTAGGCATGTGGAAGAAGATGTGTAA